The Pangasianodon hypophthalmus isolate fPanHyp1 chromosome 20, fPanHyp1.pri, whole genome shotgun sequence genomic sequence GATGATCAGCCAGGGTGAAATTGTAGTGAAAAGCATTAATGATGTTGAGGAGTTCATTGCCACAGATGTAAGtcacaatttattaattatataaatattcaaatcaTTATCTTTGAACAATCCTGAAACAAAGGTTCAGTTAAATTGACGATTATCTAAAATAACTGTATTCTTCATCTCACAGACGGCCATCGACATTCTCGGCTTCACCGCTGATGAGAAAAttaacatctacaaactgaCGGGTGCTGTGATGCATCATGGCAACATGAAGTTCAAGCAGAAGCAGAGGGAGGAGCAGGCTGAGCCTGATGGCACTGAgggtacatttaaaaaacattcacaagATTTATTTAGAACAAGTAACCTGAATTTTTAATGACTAACATGGCTTTCTTGACTTCAGTGGCCGATAAAATCGCCTACCTTCTGGGCCTGAACTCAGCTGACATGCTGAAAGCTTTGTGCTACCCCAGAGTCAAGGTCGGAAACGAGTTTGTGACCAAAGGCCAGACTGTACCTCAGGTAATGTTCTCAAACACCAAAAATGAGAATTAAGACTTAAGGTAAAAAGAGCACAAAAGCTCACTTTTGTATTATTCAGGTGAACAACTCCGTCATGGCCCTTTGCAAGTCCGTCTATGAGAAAATGTTCTTGTGGATGGTCGTGCGTATCAATGAGATGCTGGACACAAAGCAACCGAGACAGTTCTTCATCGGTGTGCTGGACATCGCTGGATTTGAGATCTTTGATGTAAATATCTAACATGCTACATTTGCATTACACAATCATTATtctcaataaaaatacaaattcagTATGTCTTAAGCTTGACATGATGTTTTGTACAGTTCAACAGCTTGGAGCAGCTCTGCATTAACTTCACAAATGAGAAACTGCAACAGTTTTTCAACCACCACATGTTCGTGCTGGAACAAGAGGAGTACAAGAAAGAAGGTATTGAGTGGGAGTTCATTGACTTCGGTATGGACTTGGCTGCCTGCATTGAGCTTATTGAGAAGGTAAGAGATTTTTCCCTTCCCCAACCAAGCCTTTGTCAACATTTTGTTTAAGAAACATTCTTTTTCTTCCATCAGCCAATGGGCATCTTCTCCATCCTTGAAGAGGAGTGCATGTTCCCCAAAGCCACAGACACATCTTTCAAGAACAAGCTTCATGACCAGCATCTTGGAAAAAGTGCTGCCTTCCAAAAGCCAAAGCCTGCCAAAGGCAAAGCTGAGGCTCACTTCTCCCTGGTGCACTACGCCGGCACCGTGGACTACAACATTGTCGGCTGGTTGGACAAGAACAAGGATCCACTGAACGACTCTGTTGTGCAGCTGTACCAGAAGTCAGCAAACAAACTGCTCTCCTTCCTGTATGCAAGCCATGCATCCACTGATGGTATGGTGTTTGATTATTTATAGCTGGATTTATTGAGCAGTACAAATGAAGCATAACCAAATGAATGAGACTAAATGTAATTCTATTTCTATGTTAACACAGATGCCAGCACAGGAGGTAGTGGAAAGAAGGGCGGCAAGAAGAAGGGGGGTTCGTTCCAAACTGTGTCAGCTTTATTCAGAGTATGTACTGTAatctataaatgtttatgtacattCGAATGCCATAATTTAATACCCAATATATCAGCTAAACACAATAACTACTCTAATTACATAGGAAAACCTGGGAAAACTAATGACCAACCTGAGAAGCACCCACCCTCATTTTGTGCGCTGCTTGATTCCAAATGAATCCAAGACCCCAGGTGAGCAAAATTCAAAGGAATATCACCGCATTTCCCAGGCATACAACAAATGTACTAGATCCTATTATCAATGTCAGTGTACCAAGAATccaataataattaattcacTGTTATTCTAAAATGTGGAAATTGTAACAGTCAAAGAGACCATTCTATGATTAGGTGTGTACAAACTTCTAACCACTACTGTGCATTCCATGACTGGTTAGGTCTGATGGAGAATCATCTGGTCATCCACCAGTTGAGGTGTAATGGTGTGCTGGAGGGTATCAGAATCTGCAGAAAGGGATTCCCCAGCAGAATCCTCTATGGTGACTTCAAGCAGAGGTACATTTAAACCTCTATTAGAAACCTGTGGCAGATTAAGTCATCACTACAACCATCAAAGAGTCCAAGCATTCATAGACACCCTGAAGtggaatgaattcagaaataaatttcattaatttcattatttgcaGATACAAAGTCTTGAATGCCAGTGTCATCCCAGAGGGACAGTTCATTGACAACAAGAAGGCTGCAGAGAAACTCTTGGCCTCCATTGATGTGGACCACACCCAGTACAAGTTTGGACACACCAAggtaaaaatacacagatatcaggaaagaaaatattagtatttttaataCATCAATTGCGTAACTGCACTTTTGAGCACTAGTAACATCAAACATGTCTACCTGATATGATTACATATGCTTTCACTTAATTAATTCTTCCTGTAGGTGTTCTTCAAAGCCGGTCTGCTGGGTACCCTTGAGGAGATGCGAGATGAAAAGCTAGCAAATCTGGTGACCATGACTCAGGCTTTGTGCCGAGGCTTCCTCATGCGGAGGGAGTTTGTCAAAATGATGGAGAGGAGGTATATtcaattttgttaaaaaagaaaaaatacaaataccaCATGCAAattaatttcactgtaaattctacatacattaataaacataCGCATTTGATAATAATGGAGCTGAACTCAAATTCCAGGGAATCCATCTATTCCATCCAATATAACATCCGCTCATTCATGAATGTGAAACACTGGCCATGGATGAAGCTGTACTTCAAGATCAAGCCTCTTCTCAAGAGTGCAGAGACTGAGAAGGAAATGGCTGCCATGAAGGAGAACTTTGAGAAAATGAAGGAGGACTTGGCAAAGGCACTGGCCAAGAAGAAAGAGCTTGAGGAGAAGATGGTGTCTCTGCTGCAGGAGAAAAATGACCTGCAACTGCAAGTAACAGCTGTGAGTAGCTCAAAAAAAGTATGTCTCAAAAGTTCttcctaattaaaaaaaaacatcaataaaccATTTGAATTGACAGGAAACCGAGAACCTTGCTGATGCTGAGGAAAGGTGTGAGGGGCTCATCAAGAGCAAGATCCAGCTTGAAGCTAAACTCAAAGAgtcaaatgagagactggaggatgaggaggaaatAAATGCTGAGCTGACTGCAAAgaagaggaaactggaggatgAGTGCTCTGAGCTGAAGAAGGACATTGATGATTTGGAGCTCACCTTGGCCAAAGTGGAAAAGGAGAAACATGCCACTGAGAACAAGGTTGATATTTGACAAACCTGATTTAAACATCTAGTACTTTTagcataaacattaaaatagatAACCTATTCATTATAATGGTCTTTCACAGGTCAAGAACCTCACTGAGGAGATGACTTCTCAAGATGAGAGCATTGCCAAGCTcactaaagaaaagaaagcccTACAAGAGGCACATCAGCAGACTCTGGATGATCTCCAGGCAGAGGAAGACAAAGTCAACACACTGACCAAAGCCAAGTCCAAACTTGAACAACAAGTTGATGATGTAAGAATTTAATATGCAACTCCTGCATTCTTTTCAATATGACAATTTGTTCCATTTTTAATGTACCATTTCCCGCACAAACATAGCTTGAAGGTTCACTGGAACAAGAGAAGAAACTCTGTATGGACCTCGAGAGAGCCAAAAGGAAACTTGAAGGAGATCTGAAACTAGCCCAAGAAAATATAATGGATCTGGAGAATGATAAGCAGCAGTCCGAGGAGAAGATTAAgaagtctgtttttttctaattattatctaatttaataatatgataataattGCCCATTTAAACATGACATTGAATACATTTGTGTATAAAAACCATCTGCCTCAATAGTCCTACCATCTTTCCTACAGGAAGGACTTTGAAACAAGCCAACTTCTAAGCAAGATTGAAGATGAGCAGTCTCTGAGTGCTCAACTTCAGAAGAAGATTAAGGAACTGCTGGTAACCATTTGGCTTGTTCATTAGTCAGTACATTATGACTCTgagaggttttaaaaaaaacactaactaTTGATAACTCTGCTCTTTAGGCTCGCAttgaggagctggaggaggaaaTTGAGGCTGAGCGTGCAGCTCGTGCTAAAGTCGAGAAGCAGAGAGCTGATCTCTCCAGGGAACTTGAGGAGATCAGTGAGAGGCTCGAGGAAGCTGGAGGTGCCACTGCTGCTCAGATCGAGATGAACAAGAAGCGTGAGGCCGAGTTCCACAAACTGCGTCGTGATCTGGAAGAGTCCACTCTGCAGCACGAAGCCACGGCTGCTGCCCTCCGCAAGAAACAAGCTGACAGTGTTGCTGAGCTTGGAGAGCAGATCGACAACCTTCAGCGTGTCAAACAGAAGCTGGAGAAGGAAAAGAGCGAATATAAAATGGAGATAGATGATCTAGCAAGTAACATGGAGGCTGTAGCCAAAGCAAAAGTAAGAATATATGACTAACACAGAACGTATTTCCTTGTAGATCCCTTCTGTCTAGTACTAAACCAAGTTCTCTGACAGGCAAATCTGGAGAAAATGTGCAGAACCCTTGAGGACCAACTTAGTGAAATCAAAGCAAAGTATGAGGAAAATGTTCGGCAGCTGAATGATGTATGTTGTCAAAAAGCTAGACTTGCTACTGAAGCTGGTGAGTGAGATGAATGAACTACacacaaatattcattttatttgtacaaaacTAGCACTAACCGACACAATTTCTAGGTGAGCTTGAACGCCAGCTAGAGGAGAAAGATTCATTGGTTTCTCAGCTAACCAGAGGAAAGCTCAACTACACTCAGCAGATTGAAGAGCTTAAAAGACACACTGAAGAGGAAGTGAAGGTAAatttattcaattaaataatcattaatcGATCTTCATAACCCAGAGAACACTGACaagtcaaaaatatttaaattcatgtaATGAATTGTCAACCGGTCAGCGTTGTACTCGGAATGGCATTACGGCTGATAGCCATCTTTGTTGCACcatgtataaataaaacatgagtaACAATAGAAATTATGCAGTAACAATAAAAAAGACTTTGTATGAATGTTTAAATCAGCAACAAACATTTTCCCACTGGACATGTGGAATTGTATTTTGTACTTAAGGAATATCATATttcaattacatttaatttatttctgaagtcAAGTCCACAGAACAAATAGATCATTTGAAACCTATTTGCATTTGCGTCATTTGCATATGGAGCACTGGCAGTTTGTTCAGTTAACTTAGAGTGATTACTTTAGAGAAGCTACAAGGCTACATAATGTAAATTTACATGTCATTCAGAGAAGGAGTATGTTAGTTACTGGTCTTTGGTGTTATTAATGGTTAATTTTAGTATTAGGATTTGGTATTCAGAGTCGTTTATAGTGGCATAAAcatttataggatttttttttttactttcctggACACTAATGGATCTTCATTCAAACACTGCCTTAGGCCAAGAACGCCCTGGCTCATGCTGTCCAATCAGCTCGTCATGACTGCGATCTGCTCAGAGAGCAGTTTGAGGAAGAGCAGGAGGCCAAGGCTGAGCTTCAGCGTGCAATGTCCAAGGCCAACAGTGAGGTGGCTCAGTGGAGAACCAAATACGAGACTGATGCAATTCAGCGTACAGAGGAGCTTGAGGAGGCCAAGTAAGTTAATCTAATTTAGAAAACCAAAAATTactcaaaatgtatttatatatatatacatatattaaagaCCTCATTGTGCATCTACTCGAAGGAAAAAGCTTGCTCAGAGGCTCCAAGAGGCTGAGGAAACCATCGAAGCTGTGAACTCCAAGTGTGCTTCTCTGGAGAAGACCAAGCAGAGACTGCAGGCTGAAGTGGAGGACCTCATGATCGATGTGGAGAGAGCCAATGCCCTTGCAGCCAACCTTGACAAAAAGCAGAGGAACTTTGACAAGGTAACTTGGCCTTGAATTGACAGAGGTTAACTTGTAGCAAGGTGTTTCAGGCAAAACCTTTCTTCCAACACTTTAGTTACTGCATAACTGCTTCTTGTAAATCGCAAATTAACAAACACACCACTaatctaaataaacaaaatgactaATATGGACTGTGTCATTTTCAGGTCTTGGCAGAATGGAAGCAGAAGTATGAGGAAGGCCAGGCAGAGCTGGAAGGAGCTCAGAAAGAGACTCGTTCTCTCAGCACTGAGCTCTTTAAGATGAAGAACTCATTTGAGGAAGCTCTGGACCATCTGGAGACCctgaagagagagaacaagaatCTGCAACGTATGTGAACTAAGTTGATGATGCCCATTGATGATGCAATGATATCAGTCTTTGATGATGCAATGCTatcaaacattaaataatgattttCATTCCCACAGAGGAGATCACTGACCTGACTGAGCAGCTTGGGGAAACTGGAAAGACCATCcatgagctggagaaagcaaaGAAGACAGTGGAGTCTGAGAAATCAGAAATCCAGACTGCTCTCGAAGAAGCTGAGGTATTTTAGcattgcttcatttttttttaaattaattgcaTCACATCATTTACTAATAATGCTGTAGTGTACAATTTACTAATAATTTGTCAAAATGGAAATGGGTATCCGTTAAATTGCTTAATATTCAACGTGTATTTCTTTAGGGCACACTTGAGCATGAGGAATCTAAGATCCTTCGTGTCCAGCTAGAGCTCACGCAAGTGAAAAGTGAAATAGACAGGAAGCTGGCTGAGAAGGACGAGGAGATGGAGCAGATTAAGAGAAACAGCCAGAGGGTGATTGAGTCCATGCAGACCACTCTGGATTCTGAGATCAGGAGCAGGAATGATGCTCTCAGAATCAAGAAGAAGATGGAGGGAGATCTGAATGAGCTGGAGATTCAGCTGAGCCATGCCAACCGCCAGGCTGCTGAGGCCCAGAAACAGCTCAGGATTGTTCAAGGACAACTTAAAGTGGGTTTTAAATTAAAGTTGTGTCACTAACCTTTGAAACTGGTTTCCAGTAGAAACATTATGCCCAGTCTTGGACAACATTCGGCAGTCAATGAACAAATCAACATTAAGTGCTGATTTCACTTTTTATCATCCTAGCATTTTACTCATGTGAATTTTCTCTTGTGGTCACCATATTTGGGACAGAATTTCTGGCTTCTCTACACACTAGTC encodes the following:
- the LOC113539456 gene encoding myosin heavy chain, fast skeletal muscle, whose product is MADGEMECFGPAAIYLRKPEKERIEAQNKPFDAKTAVFVAEPAEMYVKGTLKSKEGGKATVETLDGKTLTVKEDDIFPMNPPKFDKIEDMAMMTHLNEPTVLYNLKERYAAWMIYTYSGLFCVTVNPYKWLPVYDAVVVAGYRGKKRIEAPPHIFSISDNAYQFMLTDRENQSVLITGESGAGKTVNTKRVIQYFATIAVSGQKKTEPTPGKMQGSLEDQIIAANPLLEAYGNAKTVRNDNSSRFGKFIRIHFGSSGKLASADIETYLLEKSRVTFQLSAERSYHIFYQLMTGHKPELLEALLITTNPYDYPMISQGEIVVKSINDVEEFIATDTAIDILGFTADEKINIYKLTGAVMHHGNMKFKQKQREEQAEPDGTEVADKIAYLLGLNSADMLKALCYPRVKVGNEFVTKGQTVPQVNNSVMALCKSVYEKMFLWMVVRINEMLDTKQPRQFFIGVLDIAGFEIFDFNSLEQLCINFTNEKLQQFFNHHMFVLEQEEYKKEGIEWEFIDFGMDLAACIELIEKPMGIFSILEEECMFPKATDTSFKNKLHDQHLGKSAAFQKPKPAKGKAEAHFSLVHYAGTVDYNIVGWLDKNKDPLNDSVVQLYQKSANKLLSFLYASHASTDDASTGGSGKKGGKKKGGSFQTVSALFRENLGKLMTNLRSTHPHFVRCLIPNESKTPGLMENHLVIHQLRCNGVLEGIRICRKGFPSRILYGDFKQRYKVLNASVIPEGQFIDNKKAAEKLLASIDVDHTQYKFGHTKVFFKAGLLGTLEEMRDEKLANLVTMTQALCRGFLMRREFVKMMERRESIYSIQYNIRSFMNVKHWPWMKLYFKIKPLLKSAETEKEMAAMKENFEKMKEDLAKALAKKKELEEKMVSLLQEKNDLQLQVTAETENLADAEERCEGLIKSKIQLEAKLKESNERLEDEEEINAELTAKKRKLEDECSELKKDIDDLELTLAKVEKEKHATENKVKNLTEEMTSQDESIAKLTKEKKALQEAHQQTLDDLQAEEDKVNTLTKAKSKLEQQVDDLEGSLEQEKKLCMDLERAKRKLEGDLKLAQENIMDLENDKQQSEEKIKKKDFETSQLLSKIEDEQSLSAQLQKKIKELLARIEELEEEIEAERAARAKVEKQRADLSRELEEISERLEEAGGATAAQIEMNKKREAEFHKLRRDLEESTLQHEATAAALRKKQADSVAELGEQIDNLQRVKQKLEKEKSEYKMEIDDLASNMEAVAKAKANLEKMCRTLEDQLSEIKAKYEENVRQLNDVCCQKARLATEAGELERQLEEKDSLVSQLTRGKLNYTQQIEELKRHTEEEVKAKNALAHAVQSARHDCDLLREQFEEEQEAKAELQRAMSKANSEVAQWRTKYETDAIQRTEELEEAKKKLAQRLQEAEETIEAVNSKCASLEKTKQRLQAEVEDLMIDVERANALAANLDKKQRNFDKVLAEWKQKYEEGQAELEGAQKETRSLSTELFKMKNSFEEALDHLETLKRENKNLQQEITDLTEQLGETGKTIHELEKAKKTVESEKSEIQTALEEAEGTLEHEESKILRVQLELTQVKSEIDRKLAEKDEEMEQIKRNSQRVIESMQTTLDSEIRSRNDALRIKKKMEGDLNELEIQLSHANRQAAEAQKQLRIVQGQLKDAQLHLDEALRGQEDMKEQVAMVERRNNLMLAEIEELRAALEQTERGRKVAEQELVDASERVGLLHSQNTNLINTKKKLEADLVQIQGEVEDTIQEARNAEEKAKKAITDAAMMAEELKKEQDTSAHLERMKKNLETTVKDLQHRLDEAENLAMKGGKKQLQKLEARIHELEGEVEAEQRRGAEAIKGVRKYERRMKELTYQTEEDKKNVNRLQDLVDKLQLKVKAYKRQAEEAEEQANTHLSRFRKVQHELEEAQERADIAESQVNKLRAKSRDIGKGKDAE